One Chitinivibrionales bacterium genomic window, ATAGAATGGTCGTACCACACAGGACCCTGCGCTACAAAGGGTTTGCTCTTGTGACGCCCTGTAAAGGGTGAATCTGCCCGAAAAGTATCACGGCTTTTGACAAGCCGACATCCATTGAGTTGCTGAGACCAGAAAAGACCCCAGTCAACGCAATCCTGAAACTTTTGCTTCATAAAACCTCCTGCAAATCTGTTAGTATGTGCGGAATTGCGCATACAACCAATGAGGAGGTAGGGGGTGTGTGGAATAAAAGGATGTATTAGAAACAAAAAATGCCCTTTTCGGGGCATTTTAAAGGGTTTTATGGAGGTGACTAATTATTCCGTGGAATCTTCGTGGAATTTTTGACTAATGTTTTTTTGGGTATGATTGTCATCATTTTCCCAATTAGAATAGTTCTCGAATTCCTGTTTAATGAAATCCTTGTCGCTTTCTTTCTTATTTGAAGAGTTAATTTTAGTGACACAATGAGAATAAAGATTACGAGAGTGCTTTCGATATCCTTTTGGAGAGTCCCAAAAAGATTGATTTATTTTAGATGAATCAACACGAAAAATCAATTTTCCTTTTCTATCAATAATTGCTGAATCTATACCAAATTTTCTGGTAAATGCCTCATTAACATCAGACCTCTGTCCTGTGTTTAATTCCTTACCACAAAATGCAGCCAACACCTTGTACCATCTTGTTGTTGGTATAGTTTTTTTGGGATTAGAACATTGCGGGAGGTCCCTATAGGTGACATCAATAGTTTTTCCTGAATTTTTAAGATGAAATCGAAGATAGGTATCATCGTGAGTTTTAAATTTTTGATGCTGAACTTGCTCGCCAATGGCCCTGGGAATACACTCGACAAGAGCCACTTCATCCCACTCTCTGATTCTTGGCTCACCATCTCTTGAATTATTTTCCATGTTCCATTTCCTGCAAAGAACTTCCAGATTAAACCAAGTGTTCTTCTTAATCATTCCCGAAAATATTTCATCAATTGGGGAAATACCACTGGATGCAACAATTTCCGGAACGTCAAGACTAATTTCTCGAATTTTTGGAAAAGCTCGAAGAAATGCCTCTCCAATGAGACGTTTGTGGTGTGCAATTTTGAGAATTCCGTCTCTTTTTAATACTTTTAGTTGATATGGACTGTGCTTGTCCTTTAGCAGATCGGCGATATACTTGAAATTGTCTTCCTTGAATTTCCATTCAGCCGGGAACCCAAGAAAACCATCAGGGTATTGATTTTTGTTTTTTTTGGAATCTATTCGGTAGATACATAAGATTTTTTCCTGAAATTTCCCTTGCAAATTTAGAAAAGATTGTAGGGCTGTGGGAGCGTCTCGTGTGATATCATATCCATGTCTGGTAGAAATTTCTTCAAGTTCGTTGCGAAAATAATAAAACATTCCTTTAAGCCCTTTACAACAACAGTCCAAATCCTTCCGAAATATTCCCAAAGCAATAGCAGTAAGAGCGCGATAAAATTGCCAATTATCATTAAATCGATTTTTGTTTCTCACGCGGGAAATAAATTCCCCCTCGTCTTTATCAGTGGTCGAGTCTTTAATAGGTTTATCTTTTTCGTTGTCCATTGTAACCCCCAAACTTAAAAGTTTCCAGAAATAAGATTATACCCATCCATCTGGAAAATGCAACAAGCAACCTCCAAAACCAACTATTTCCACAATCACGTAAAAAACCAATTACACCGTTCCGGAACGTTCCGGAACAACCCTTAGGTACAATAAAACTTACAGGGAGTGTCCTCTAAACGCTCCCTGAAGTGAGTACCGTTCCGTGTTCCATAAATTTAAATGGAACGGAACAGGAACACCCCTTTCAAACACACATCAAAACCTTTATGACCATCCCGTAGGCTCCTCAAGAATCCTCATCCCTTGTCAAATTATAAATAATAAAGAGAGCCTTCACAAATCACAAAGGAGTTTTTTATGGAAAGCGAATCAACACTTATCCCCAAAAGTACTGCAAGTCAGCCCGAAAGCCCAAAAGAGGAAGCCGCCAAAGTTGGTGAGACATCGGCCTGTAAGGAGCCTATCTCTGCAGAAAATAGGGTGGTAGAGTCACCGAAACCTGCTCCAACCTCAAGCGAGGTAGTGGATGGAGATTTCCTGACCGCCCCCCAGCTTGCCCGGAAGCTTAATGTCTCCCTCAAGGCAATCCGGAAATGGAGCCTTTCCGGCAGGTTGATGTACGTCAAAATGGGTAGGTTGGTTAGGTATTACTGGCCGGAAATAGAGAAGCGGTTACTGACAGGGAGGTTACTGTCAGAAAAGGAATAAATACTTGACAAAAAGTATTTCAAAGATTTTTTTTGAAAGTGAATTTTTAGTAAGGAAATATTATGGGTATCAGAAAGAGTGAAGCTGGAGTTAGGCCCGTTGGTGCTGACCGCTGGAGGGTTACTGCCCGGATTCGTGTAAATAGGAAAATCAGACAGAGGCAAACTACCTTCAAGGGAACAAAGGAACAGGCCAGGGATCTCCACGCCTTGCTTAAAAAGGAACTCCGGGAAGGAAAAAGTGACCCATCTCCCTTTCTTCCGACGACCATTCAGAAATTTGGAGACCTCCTGAAAATTCACTTGGATAAACACGATCAGTGTTCACCTACATATCTGGCAAAGATAAGACATGTGGCCGATGAGCTGGGGGAGATCGACATCCGGTTCTTTCCGGATAGATTCGAAAACTACCTACATAATCTCAGGGGGACTAAATCACAGCGAACCCATAAAATGCGATCGAATGCGACGATCAATAGGGTGATTGAAATTGTCAGAGCCGTGTACAATACCGGTATAGCTCTTGGATTAATTGAAACCAACCCGATTACAAAAATCAGGTTTCCACGCCTTAAGGAGTTACCCAGGGATGTCATTCTGAGTGAACTGGATAAACAAAACCTCCTGAACGTCATTGACAAAGAAGCACCTCATCTGTCAGCCATAGTAAGGTTTGCCCTTCAGGTGCCATGCCGCAGGTCAGAGCTCGTCAAGATGCGGAAGGAAGACCTCGACCTCATTCACAACGCTATCCGGGTTAAGGCTGAGAACTCCAAGAATGACAAGGGCTGCTGGAAACCGATTCCACCAGACATGATAGACTACTTCAGAAACCTACCCAATGAAACCGACTACCTTTTTTATCGGAAAGATGAAAACACGACTCCTGGGACTACGATTCTAACGGGTCTTGGGGACTTTCACAGAGCATGGCGGCGTTGCTTAAGGTTAGCTAAGCTGGATAACTTCCGGTTTCATGACACGCGCCATTGCAGTGCGTCTGCATTAATTAATAACGGTACTCCGGAACAGGTCGTGATGGATGTGGCGAACTGGAAGACTAATATGCTGAGGAAATACTATCACAGGGAGCCAATTCAGTCGTTGAAACTGATAAAATTCAACCCGGCACCCGCGAGCGAAAAAACAATCGAAAGAATAGCGGCGAGTGTATAAATTAGCTGGCTTTTAAAAATGGTGAAAAAGAATGGTATTTTATCTTACAGGCTGTTCAATAAAGTCTTCCGATGCTGATAGACAACTGGCGTTCCCACTGCCTCAATATTGTTAATATCCCATTTGAAAAGGACAAGATTTTCGTGATAGGTCTTGGAGCTTTTAAATTTTATTCCGTCATATCCCATCATCTTAGCGACATCTGCAATAAACCTTGGAATAAAGTATTCTGGTTTCCATCCGCTGGAGAGTGGTGTTTTATTTATGGTGTCGCAATGGACCAAACCAAAAGCAATTTCATCAAATCCGTCAGGTACTTCTGGCCAGGTTCCATCAGGAGCTAAATCGAGAATATCCTTTATTCCTTTTATTCTGAATTCCTGAGTCCACACCATTCCCTCGTCAGAGTCCAACGCTTCTGTCGCCGCGCATTCTTTTGACCGGGACAAGTAGAAAACCGGCTGACCAAAATGGTTAAACCTACCCTCTGGAATTTCTACCTTATCTGGATCGGGAGGCATCATATCAGATGGACTGAATATTACACTGGAATTTACCTTTCGAGAACGATACCATTTTTCATCTAATATTTTGCTCTTTGGAAAATTATTTATGGAGTTAATGATTGTCTTGCCCAGTTCATGAGAGCACCCCAAATAGGGAAATTTTTGTAAAAAGGCATAAAAATCATCAAATCGAGATTTGTTTTTCTCTTGCCATTGGTCAGATTGCATTTCAAAGTTTCTCTCCCATTTGGACTTTACTCCGATTGTGCAAAATATGTCAAGTGAAGAACCACAGAAGGGGCATTGAATACGAGAAGCTACTTCTTCCCTATATTCTTTAGGAACTTCGCAATCGTTGAAAACATCTTCCCAATCTACTTCAACCCCATGAATCCAGATTGTGTCCCCACCATCCCATGGTTGGCAAGTATCACAATACGCGACTTCTTCTTGAACGGCGATAGTAAATTTTTCGAGAAGATCGGGGTCAAGTTCGGCTTGACTTTTACTCTTCATTCTGCCTCACCGGGGACGAATGCAGAACTCTACCTGCAATTACAATTTTTAGGTATCTTAGCAAAATGATGTAATCCAACTTAACTGAACCGTCTTCCAGACCTAATTTGATCTGCTATTTCACACAGAAGATCGGCCACAGAAATCGACCTGTTGTCGTCCATAATTTCAACTACAATTTCCCCAACAATTCTTTTTCCTGGCGAAGGAGTTGGAACATCGTTGTCAGAAAGGAGATCGGTGGGGTGAATAATACCGGATTCGGTCCCATCCGCATACAGTTTGTGTTTCACGGTCATTGGCATAAAAGCCTCCTGTTTTGTTATGAAAGAACCTTTTCGAAATTAGTAACTGTCCTTAATGTTTATTTACCCGCCCTTCTTCTGGGGAGAATTTCGCCTTTGTTAAGCCTCTCTGCCCCGGCATTGTACACATTCAAGAATGACTGCAGACACTCTTGATATTCTTTTACCTGATTCATCGTGTTGGACTTGTCTTTAGAAAGGAGCAAACCCCTACATTCATCCTGACAACGGGTTGCTTCTCGCATAAGTGTGAGCACCTCTGTCTCCGTCATATTGGCCTGCGAGATCCTATTCATCAAGTTTTTCGCACGACGATCTAAAAACTCGCGGGGGCTCTCGCCTTTTTCGGGCACCCGATCGAACAATATAGGCAGAGCAATGTTCAGTGCCTCCTCGATCACGGAAGACATTGAGGCGCGTGGCCCTAGACGTGTTGCCAGATAGGTAACGTATTGCTGAAGTAAATCCTCGGCCTCTGGTGAAAGGGTTACAGTAGTTCGCATATATTTCTCCTTCATTTAATAATACGATTGATGCAATATTGATGGTATAGTAATAATATAATATGTTTGACAAAAAAAGTCAAGTCAGTATTTATATTTTGAAAAGAACGGTTCATACAGATTATCAACAGGAGGTAAGGTGGATTATAACCTTTAAATTTCTTGGTAGTATTATTTAAGGATAGACTTACCAGAATTGGGCTTTTGAAATGTTTAAACAATTATTTCGAGCGCAAAATGTGAAAGGAATGTGAAAATATCACACACAGATTTAAATATTTAAATATTCAAGGAAATATAAGAAAGACAGATTTTAGATATATTCTCTGAGGTCTGTTAACCACCGGGTCGGGGGTTCGAATCCCTCCACTCCAGCCAATTTATTATATCTCCCCAACATTCCTGAATACCCCGAAATACTCCCTGAAATGGTTAAATAGGGTCTAAAAGAAATTTTACACTTCTAGGAAAATTCTGCCACTACCTCTTCGGACTACTGAGAACTACGAAAATGTGCAAACATATGTGAAAATATCGGGAAGTAGGGGACAGCTAGGCATAGAAGGATGATGCCTTCTCGACGCGCTATCGACGCGATGCTGTCTTCGCCTTTGAGGCCTTCCAGAATGATCCGAATCTTGTCATCTGAGGAAAACTTTCGGCGGGTTTGACGACGAATCTCTCTTACAACTGCTTCCGGTTCCTGCTTAGTCTTGGGTTCCATTCATTACCTCCCTTTGGTAATCAAATATACCCAAAACCATCTTTTGATTTATTCTATTGACTGGTCCACTTTCCGCTGACGGCGCACAGCAAGCGAGGCCGACTGGAACATCACCGAACGCCTGAAAGAGGCCGGGAAGCTGCTGGAAATACCGCTGCTCGATCACATCGTAATTGCCGAAACCACCAGCGTTTCGCTGAGAGAGACTGCAAGGTGGGGTTGCAGTACCACATAGAAAATAAGCTGCAAGATTTAATCGGTAACGTCAACCTGTTCAGGAACACGGTTGAATGCTTGACCCACAGGACGCCAGAGTTGCTTCCTGCGGCAAGGAATATTCATTTTGTCATTATGATTCTGCGACTGATAGTAACATCCCCGGTTTGAACGCAGAGAACCAGAATACCACTCTGGCGCAAGGGCGCGTTCAATGCAAACGAATGCATTCCTTTGTCAAGAGTACCGGCAAAAACTTTTTGAACCATGCGCCCCTGTAGATCGGTAAGCACGACATAAACCGGCAATGGGCACGGCAAGCAAAACGAGGAAGTTATGCATGAGGAATTCCTCGAAACGGTAATACCGGACCCGGAGAAAAGCGTCTGGGCATTCCCTTTAAGCACTGCCGCGGGGTATTCACGGCTGACTAATTTCCAAGTTTCTTGATAACCGAACCCGAACCAACCTTTGCTGATTGCAATATACGCCTCAATAGGTCCTATTGAATCGCCCAATATAAAGGATATATACGTTGGGAGTTTTTCTGAAAAGCTGGTCGATATAGGTGAAGGCGATACAGTATTCATTTCCATAGAGGGAACCGTTTTCTTCGCCGCAAGGTCCTTGCTCTGGAACGTGATGGTTGTATCTATCAGGGACAATCCTGCGGGCAACGGCAAATTCGGATCGTGCACTGCAATTGGACTCGTATCATTGAGAAATGAGATATCATTTCCTTTCTGAATAAGGAGAACCGTATCTATCGTGATCCGGGGTGGAGCAAAAACGCTATCGTACCCGGGTGTAGTAATCGAGGTCAGGGAACGGCGGGCAAGACTTCGTGTCTGTTTGACGGCCACCGCCACGGTTGACATTGTCGCATAAACTCCCGCCATTTCCCATATTACAGTACCGCTGTCCCGGGTTACAGGAGCATTTAATACCGCCGGCTCATATACCGATTGAAAAGAAAAAGTCCAGCTATTTCCCGTTTCGATTGGAAAGTAATCTGCTGCGCTGCATAGTACAGACGCGGACCACACCAAGCAGAATAGAAGTGACTTTTTCATATGCCACCCCTTTTGTTAATTTTTATTGTCAATTTAACTGATAGGTAATTGCTTTTTTAGCGAGCGGGTGGGCGTATAAGGAGAATTTCTGTACAGACGCTCACTTTCCCACCGTTTTTCTGGTCCAGCTGTCTTCCGGCGACCTACCTCCGTTGAGAGTATACGATTCCGCACACTACCTTGTCAACGTTGGTAAGACTGGCGGTGTGGCTTCCAAGTGTGCTGCCCCTGTTGCGGGAATTTCACTCACTTGGGTGGAATTGGGAAGAAGCAGGCTCCCGAAAAACAGGGCTTTTGATTTAACCCTGGCGATATAATAATGTATGTCTTCAAAAGGTTATGGACAGGTGGTCGTCTAAATCAAGAGATGGTTTTAAATAAGGCGGCTTTAATCATGGCGGGTAATTTACGGCGGATAGAATTATTACTGCAATACCCTGTGCATTTTAAGCCGGCGGGAGCGGGAGGAATGCCTGAGCCTGCGGAGCGCTTTTTGCTTGATCTGACGAATCCGTTCGCGCGTGAGGTTCAACCGCTGGCCGATCTGGTCAAGGGTGAGCGGAATTTCCACGCCGATGCCGAAATAGAGGCTGATGATCTCTTTCTCGCGGCACGTGAGGGTGTCGAGGGCTATGTTGATCTCCTTATGCAGCGAAACCTCCATGGCGCTGTCGTCGGTAAGCTCCGGGGTTTCGTACTGAAGCAGGTCGAGACGGTTGCTGTCTTCACCCACCTGGAGCGGGGCGTCGAGCGACAAATGGGTGTTGCCGATCCTCATGGTTTCCCAGACTTCTTTTTCGCCGATGTTAAGCTCGCGCGCGATTTCCTCGACGTTGGGCATCCTGCGGGACTTCTGTTCGAGCTTGCTCTGCGCCTTGCTGATCTTATAGAAGGTGCCCACGCGATTGAGGGGAAGCTTGACAATACGCGACTGTTGGGCCAGCGCCTGCAGAATCCCCTGGCGTATCCACCACACCGCGTAGGATATGAACTTGAAATTCTTCTTTTCGTCAAACCGCTTGGCGGCCCGGATAAGGCCGAGGTTCCCCTCGTGGATAAGGTCGGAAAGGGGCAGGCCCTGGTTCTGATAATTGCGGGCCACAGAAACGGCGAACCTGAGATTCGCCTTCACCAGTTTTTCGAGCGCCTCGCTGTCTCCTTTATGGATGCGGCGGGCCGTCTGCGCCTCCTCTTCGGCGGAAAGGGTCTTGTTCTTGCCGATTTCCTTGAAATAGAAGGCAAGGGAATTTTCTTCCAAAAGGACCTGGCTTTTCTTCATGGCGTCCGATCTTGCCGTGCCGGGGGGCGGCATGAGGCTATAAGAAGATGAAAATGTTCTATTGTGTTTAGAAAAGCGCCCCGATCAATTTTACGGGGAACGCATGTTTTATTCCCTTTTATGGTTTCTCCAATTACCGACCCTGCTCTCGGAACCGCATTTGTAACAAATCAAGGTCACCTCATCGCTGACAAACCGCCTGATCGGTTGTCCTACCGCCTGTGGACTATCGGTAAATCTTGCCTTGTAGTTCTCCGTAGCGCTGACCGAGCCGCCGCATACGGGGCATTTCAATATTCGTGAGGCAAGGGCCGCCAGCAATTCAAGGTCCGGACCGGTGCCCGTGCCGGTGACGCTGAAATTTCGAAACGTCGCCGATCTATGCGCTTCATCTTTTAATACCTCGTGATACCTGGGGTTATCAGACAGCCAGGCCTTGACCAAATTATCGAAAGGCAGGTCGCTTTCCGGAAAAACCACACTGGCCTCGGGATCGACGGATACGCACGGATTCCCCAAATTCATGAATTTCTCCCTTGATAACAATATATGTGAGGCCATGTATGCCGTTTAAAGCCAAAGGCAAAGAATCCACTGTTCCCAACAACATAAGGAGGGAAGAAGGCTTTGCAGTATTGACAAAATAGTAACAAACATTGGATAATAAGCAAAGAAATAGGTAACCATGGAAAGGAAGATTCCATGAACGATTTCCAAAAACGGGCAATCTGCCTGTGTATCCTTGCATTGATCTGCACTTCCTTCGGCCAGTCGCATTGGACGCTTAAGAAACCTGTTCCCGCGAGCAGCAATCTTTTCGCCGTGACATACGGGAAAAACTGCTTCGTGGCTGTGGGGCAGGACAGCGTCTCATCCGGCATCATCTATACCTCCACGGACGCTTCCACGTGGACGCAAACGCTGAAGACCGCCACACTGTTTGACGGCGTGGCCTACGGAAGCAACTGTTTTACGGTGGTGGGGGCGGGCGGAGTAATCTATTCTTCCTCCGACGGATTGACCTGGACCCAGCAAGCTTCCGGGATAACCGAGAACCTGAGCGCGGTGGACTTTTGCAACGGCCGGTTCGTGGCCGTGGGAGGCACGGACACCGGTTTATGCACGATTCTGTCCTCGGCAGACGGCTCGGCATGGACGATGAAAGTCTTGCAAGCCATCGACTGGCTGTATGGAATCACCTTCGGAGGCGGCCTCTACGTTGCAGTCGGCAACGATGTGCAATCGGGTGAAGGCATTATTTACACATCACATGACGACTCAATTTGGTTCGGGCAGAGCATCCCGGTCACCAACCGGCTCCTCACGCCAGCATACGGCAGCAATGCCTATGTGGTGGTCGGCACCGGCAGCACGTTCACCTCGCCCGATGGGTCGACTTGGACCAAACTCGCGTCCGGCACGTCAACCCCGCTGCGCGGCCTCACCTTTGCCGACAGCCTGTTCGTGGCGGCCGGATACTTCGGTACCATCATCACTTCGCCCGACGGACAGACATGGACACAACATTCCACGGGCACGTACCAGATGCTCCGCAGCGTCACGTTCGGGGACACCATGTTCGTTGCGGTGGGTGACAGCGGCACGGTGCTCACATCCAGCAGTGACGCCACCGGGACGATGCGGCATGACCTGTTGAGGACTGAGAATAGCGAACTCACAATCCGCATTGTTAACAGCGGTGTCATAGCGGAATTCCCGGTAGCGCGTTTTTGTGGAATCGTGAAGATGGAAGTGTTGGACATTCAGGGAAGGTTGGTTTATCAAAGCCTTTTTGAAGCGAAAAAAGAACAGGTGCGGATACCGGTGAGGAAATTGCCGGAAGGAGCGTATTTGTTGTCGGTTACTGGAAAGACCGGGCGGCTCACTGGGCGATTCATATTGACAAAGTGAGAAATACACTGCATGGATTGATGAATGTGTGTTACTTACGGTGCGTCCACCAACAAGAGGTACAGAAGTCATTTTGCGGCTCTACGCAGATTCCGTCAGCGCCCGCGTGGGATACCGATTAAACGCGTGAAAAGGCGCGCTGCGGATTCAGGTTGATGAATCCACAGCGTTCATCTAAAAATTGAAAGCCGGACCAAACTACCGTCCGACAAGAAACCGCGATTCCGAAATGATCCCGTTATGCTCCATTTGCAGGAAATAAACGCCGGGAGACAACTTGCGAAGAGGGAAGGATTGCGATTGCGTCCCTGAGGCCAGGATTTTTGTTAAGGTTTTACCCACCAGTTTCCCCCTGCAATCGATTATGGAAAAGGACGTTCTCCCAGGCTGTGTCAAGGCGAAAAGGGCAACAAGCATGTTCTGCGCGAACCTGATCTTAAGGCCCTGTTCCCCATGTCCCGCCACGGTCTGCATGACATTTGCCGGGGCCTGGAGATCGAATTGCATCCAGTCCATGTTCCAGCTTCCGTCTTTGAAGGTCAGCTGTATAACCTGCAATCCGGTATCGAGCATCACGGAATCGACATTTTTGGTCACGCTCCAGGAATGCCAGACTTCGGGACATCCGGAGGGGAGCGGCGTGTCAACCGGCATATTTCTTATCGAATCAATTTTAACCTGCTGGCCGTCATAATAGGTGAGCGTCTGGAGATTCGGTAAATAGGCGTTTGCCTCGTGAAAACTGACGTAATACATGCCGGCGGTGTTGACATGAACGGAATATTTCTCCCACTCACCCGGATCGCCGTTGGTATAGTAGGTGGATGGAAGGATCCAGGCCAGATGCCAGAAGCCTGTCTCGTGCTGACCCGGGTTTGACCCGAAAATGAAGTCATTGCCTCCGAACGCCTGCATGCTTACGATAAAATCGGCCTGGATCTGCTGACCGGCTGCGTTCAAACGCATTGATCCGCCCGAATTGGAATTTCCCGGGTAATGGAATCCCACTCCCTCGCCGCCCGAGTCGAAAAATACGCACAGGACCCTCCCCGGAATTTGCTGGTAGTGTCCCTTGAGCGTGTCGCAGCAATAGGGTTTGCCGGCATATCCCGCCGGGATCGCCGCATTGGCGGAAGACCAAACAGAAAGCACGACCAGAAGCGACAATCCAACCACGGGCCGCTTTGAAACAGAAAAAGGCTTCATGATCCCCCCTTTTGTTTATGTAATGATCATAATATAAATAGGAAAAGGCCAAAATTCAACGGTCCGGAGGCTATGGAGATGAGGCTCGCAACCGACGGCAAAGTCCCATGAATAGGCTTGTGGAACTTTGTCAAGAGGACGGGGAAGGTGTTCCGTCTCCGTAATCAGGTTGTGCCAGCATCCCTTGCGACTGAAGCAATCTTCAAAAAATTGAAAATAGGTGTGAAAACAGTTCAGGTAGTGTCCTGACAAAACCGGCGAAATCGATTTTGTCGATATACAATTAGCACATTTGCAACATGGCCTTTCTTACTCTTCCTACGCGCCTATGCCTGCGTGCGCAAACCGCAGTATTGACAAAACAGTAACAAAGACCGCATAATGAGCAAAGAAGTAGGTAACCCAGCTAAAGGACATTCGCGGTGCGTCCACATTTTTTCACCCGCCTTGCCGTGCTTTCCCTTTTTATTGCTTCCCTGTCCTGCTACACCCGTTTTGGGAGAACGGAGGAACCCGGAGAATCCGTGATTTACCCCAAAGGGATCGATCCGTCTTTGATCACGCCAGGTCAACCTGCTTGGATTTTCATTGCTTCCATTCCGCCTGTGGCCGAGGTGTACATGGACAGCACTTTTGTGGGCAAGACAAACATTCAGAAAATAAAGGTGACCTCCGGCAGGCATTCAATTAAAATTGTGAAAGGCGACAAAT contains:
- a CDS encoding RES family NAD+ phosphorylase, with product MKSKSQAELDPDLLEKFTIAVQEEVAYCDTCQPWDGGDTIWIHGVEVDWEDVFNDCEVPKEYREEVASRIQCPFCGSSLDIFCTIGVKSKWERNFEMQSDQWQEKNKSRFDDFYAFLQKFPYLGCSHELGKTIINSINNFPKSKILDEKWYRSRKVNSSVIFSPSDMMPPDPDKVEIPEGRFNHFGQPVFYLSRSKECAATEALDSDEGMVWTQEFRIKGIKDILDLAPDGTWPEVPDGFDEIAFGLVHCDTINKTPLSSGWKPEYFIPRFIADVAKMMGYDGIKFKSSKTYHENLVLFKWDINNIEAVGTPVVYQHRKTLLNSL
- a CDS encoding helix-turn-helix domain-containing protein, encoding MESESTLIPKSTASQPESPKEEAAKVGETSACKEPISAENRVVESPKPAPTSSEVVDGDFLTAPQLARKLNVSLKAIRKWSLSGRLMYVKMGRLVRYYWPEIEKRLLTGRLLSEKE
- a CDS encoding PEGA domain-containing protein, encoding MIYPKGIDPSLITPGQPAWIFIASIPPVAEVYMDSTFVGKTNIQKIKVTSGRHSIKIVKGDKSFKVNMVFKEGDNASELFELR
- a CDS encoding RNA polymerase sigma factor RpoD/SigA; this encodes MKKSQVLLEENSLAFYFKEIGKNKTLSAEEEAQTARRIHKGDSEALEKLVKANLRFAVSVARNYQNQGLPLSDLIHEGNLGLIRAAKRFDEKKNFKFISYAVWWIRQGILQALAQQSRIVKLPLNRVGTFYKISKAQSKLEQKSRRMPNVEEIARELNIGEKEVWETMRIGNTHLSLDAPLQVGEDSNRLDLLQYETPELTDDSAMEVSLHKEINIALDTLTCREKEIISLYFGIGVEIPLTLDQIGQRLNLTRERIRQIKQKALRRLRHSSRSRRLKMHRVLQ
- a CDS encoding tyrosine-type recombinase/integrase yields the protein MGIRKSEAGVRPVGADRWRVTARIRVNRKIRQRQTTFKGTKEQARDLHALLKKELREGKSDPSPFLPTTIQKFGDLLKIHLDKHDQCSPTYLAKIRHVADELGEIDIRFFPDRFENYLHNLRGTKSQRTHKMRSNATINRVIEIVRAVYNTGIALGLIETNPITKIRFPRLKELPRDVILSELDKQNLLNVIDKEAPHLSAIVRFALQVPCRRSELVKMRKEDLDLIHNAIRVKAENSKNDKGCWKPIPPDMIDYFRNLPNETDYLFYRKDENTTPGTTILTGLGDFHRAWRRCLRLAKLDNFRFHDTRHCSASALINNGTPEQVVMDVANWKTNMLRKYYHREPIQSLKLIKFNPAPASEKTIERIAASV